Proteins from a single region of Ziziphus jujuba cultivar Dongzao chromosome 1, ASM3175591v1:
- the LOC107420161 gene encoding probable zinc transporter 10 has protein sequence MAMNNISQLKFIISIFILISILTPQAYSQSNECQTVSNNSCNNKARALPLKIIAIVSILITSMIGVCLPLFTRSIKALHPDRSLFVIVKSFAAGIILATGFMHVLPDSFDMLWSDCLENNPWHKFPFTGFVAMLSAIVTLMVDSLATSLYSKKCNKEIIPEHGDMPVEGDQEMAVMDASHFHVQHHHGFKADGVDSQLLRYRVVAMVLELGIVVHSVVIGLSLGASNNTCSIKGLVAALCFHQMFEGMGLGGCILQAEYKFLKKAIMVFFFSVTTPFGIALGLAMSSTYKENSPSALITVGLLNASSAGLLIYMALVDLLAADFMGAKLQGSIKLQIKSYIAVLLGAGGMSVMAKWA, from the exons ATGGCCATGAACAACATTTCACAGTTGAAGTTCATAATCTCCATCTTCATCCTCATCTCCATCCTCACTCCACAAGCTTATTCACAGTCCAATGAATGTCAGACGGTATCCAACAATTCCTGCAACAACAAGGCAAGGGCTTTGCCCCTCAAGATCATTGCCATTGTGTCCATTCTCATCACCAGCATGATTGGAGTTTGTTTACCCCTTTTTACCCGTTCAATCAAAGCCCTGCATCCTGATCGAAGCCTGTTCGTGATCGTTAAGTCCTTCGCGGCCGGAATCATCCTTGCCACCGGATTCATGCACGTGTTGCCGGATTCGTTTGACATGTTATGGTCTGATTGCTTGGAAAACAATCCATGGCACAAGTTTCCTTTCACAGGCTTTGTTGCCATGTTGTCTGCAATTGTGACTTTAATGGTGGATTCCTTGGCTACTAGCCTGTATAGCAAGAAATGTAACAAGGAAATTATCCCTGAACATGGTGATATGCCTGTTGAGGGAGATCAAGAGATGGCTGTAATGGATGCTTCTCATTTTCATGTCCAGCATCATCATGGTTTCAAGGCAGATGGAGTTGACTCGCAACTTCTTCGTTATCGCGTCGTTGCCATG GTGTTGGAATTGGGAATAGTTGTTCATTCAGTGGTAATAGGGCTTTCACTTGGAGCTTCAAATAATACTTGCTCAATAAAAGGTCTTGTTGCTGCCCTTTGCTTCCATCAAATGTTTGAAGGCATGGGACTTGGAGGTTGCATTCTAcag GCTGAGTACAAGTTCCTAAAGAAGGCAATCATGGTGTTCTTCTTCTCTGTAACAACACCATTTGGAATTGCTCTTGGTTTAGCCATGTCAAGCACATACAAAGAAAACAGTCCGAGTGCATTGATCACCGTTGGATTGCTGAATGCATCATCAGCTGGGCTTTTGATATACATGGCTTTGGTTGATCTTCTAGCTGCAGATTTCATGGGTGCCAAGTTACAAGGTAGCATTAAGCTTCAGATTAAATCTTATATTGCTGTTCTTTTAGGTGCTGGTGGAATGTCTGTCATGGCCAAATGGGCTTGA
- the LOC107420701 gene encoding E3 ubiquitin-protein ligase RSL1 — protein sequence MEDEAVFGHGTSLNVVREEDEEEFRSCCEDEEVWKDNEEPLKGGETNDDLDEFSVKMFFKGISISGFGDSSSGLSGIGVFIERSSALSAIQVQKKLDFYVEEPVADYLALMDGLMEVAQNNIRRVYAFTDSELLYDQITNEKKLETPLLVALRQRILEHASNLEAFVLKFVPCADLERPLKLAKVAIGVVSFPEKGNTSFENCSICCEDKLSLMMITLKCSHKFCSHCMRTYVDGKLLSSQVPTRCPQLGCKYWISNTECKSFLTSTSYESLEKALAEANIFHCDRIYCPFPNCSVLLDPRECLSARASSSSQSDNSCIECPVCQRFICVDCVVPWHSSMSCEEYQSLPLEERDASDITLHRLAQNKKWRRCQQCRRMIELTQGCYHMTCWCGHEFCYSCGAEYREGQQTCQCAFWDEDNSEDLVTQSMQESEQWAWETFNSLPMVMDAYSDQERSQLALIQRFLAGGFSLSDHHPYQSPPRCTDSYVDAMKDLNQLPWLERFVSVISDNYYEDYIQ from the exons ATGGAGGATGAGGCAGTTTTTGGTCATGGGACTTCCCTGAATGTAGTCagggaagaagatgaagaagagttTCGGAGTTGCTGCGAAGATGAGGAGGTGTGGAAGGATAATGAAGAACCGCTGAAAGGTGGTGAGACAAATGATGATCTTGATGAATTTTCTGTGAAGATGTTCTTCAAGGGCATTTCAATATCTGGGTTTGGGGATTCAAGTTCTGGACTTTCAGGAATTGGGGTGTTCATTGAACGATCATCCGCTCTATCTGCTATTCAGGTCCAGAAAAAGCTTGATTTTTATGTGGAGGAGCCTGTGGCAGACTATTTGGCTCTAATGGATGGGCTAATGGAGGTTGCACAGAATAATATTCGTCGTGTATATGCTTTCACAGACTCTGAGCTGCTATATGATCAG ATAACAAATGAGAAGAAACTTGAGACTCCGCTTCTAGTTGCTCTGAGGCAAAGGATACTAGAACATGCTAGTAATCTTGAAGCTTTTGTTCTGAAATTTGTTCCCTGTGCTGATCTTGAGAGACCATTGAAACTAGCAAAAGTGGCAATTGGGGTCGTCTCTTTTCCTGAAAAGGGGAATACCTCATTTGAAAATTGTTCGATCTGTTGTGAAGACAAACTTTCCTTAATGATGATCACTCTGAAATGCTCGCATAAGTTCTGTTCTCATTGTATGAGAACCTATGTTGATGGAAAATTACTGTCCTCCCAGGTCCCTACCAGATGTCCTCAGCTGGGATGCAAGTATTGGATCTCCAACACTGAGTGCAAATCTTTTCTTACATCCACTTCCTACGAATCTCTGGAGAAAGCCCTTGCAGAAGCTAATATTTTCCATTGTGATAGAATTTACTGCCCATTTCCAAATTGTTCTGTCCTCCTTGATCCTCGTGAATGTTTATCAGCTAGGGCAAGTTCATCAAGTCAATCAGACAATAGCTGTATTGAGTGTCCGGTTTGTCAGAGATTTATTTGTGTGGATTGTGTGGTGCCTTGGCATTCTTCAATGAGCTGTGAAGAGTACCAAAGCCTCCCATTGGAAGAGAGAGATGCTTCAGACATTACCTTGCATCGCCTGGCACAAAACAAAAAGTGGAGGCGTTGCCAGCAATGTCGAAGAATGATTGAGCTTACTCAAGGTTGTTACCACATGACATGCTG GTGTGGGCATGAGTTCTGTTATTCTTGTGGTGCGGAATATAGGGAAGGTCAACAGACTTGTCAATGTGCTTTCTGGGATGAAGACAATTCTGAAGACTTGGTAACCCAATCTATGCAAGAATCGGAGCAATGGGCATGGGAAACATTCAATTCACTCCCCATGGTCATGGATGCATACTCAGACCAAGAGAGGTCACAGCTTGCACTAATCCAGAGGTTCCTTGCGGGGGGTTTCAGTCTGAGCGACCATCACCCTTACCAATCCCCGCCTCGTTGTACAGATTCCTATGTAGATGCGATGAAAGATCTCAATCAGCTGCCTTGGCTCGAGAGATTTGTTTCCGTCATAAGTGACAACTACTATGAAGACTATATCCAATGA
- the LOC107419895 gene encoding O-fucosyltransferase 23: MDISSNRKHWKICGFHLNSIAGKCFVLASLALFIRAAFLPSFSSFNSTERNSLVFFIQNRSMSNNNDEVGIRKDKFLEVPQIVWGLNNQKIAFARACLTARMLNRTLLMPSLSASLFYKEMSLLEPISFDKVFQFEKFNSMCKGFVQLGRYSDLTNRTGVYELLKGSGRKWTVERDLDQLRQHSRDSIDEYEVIRIVGKNPFLWHDHWPVKEYAKVFECLVLVEEYLQEADKIISKIREIGTEERSKNEFAHNVINSQQVPYVAVHMRIEIDWMIHCKKLEQRSNISQICSSKEEIMERVGNIVGLKPPTIVYLAVADSLLEDSSILTGWKEGLLPFEKKKLGVDGIYKKYPYLIQSAIDYEVCLRSDVFVGNSFSTFSSLIALERTQKMIRMGDTSSCGMEVRWPSYAYNILGKSNGPQRWMTNMSASSLKAISYGSNEISC; encoded by the coding sequence ATGGACATCTCGTCTAATCGTAAGCATTGGAAAATCTGTGGCTTCCATTTGAACTCCATTGCCGGAAAATGTTTTGTTTTGGCTTCCCTTGCTTTGTTCATTAGAGCTGCTTTCCTTCCTTCATTCTCAAGCTTTAATTCTACAGAAAGGAACAGCTTGGTATTCTTCATACAAAATCGTTCTATGTCAAACAATAATGATGAAGTTGGAATCAGAAAAGACAAGTTTCTGGAAGTTCCTCAAATAGTTTGGGGCTTAAACAATCAAAAGATAGCATTTGCAAGAGCTTGTCTCACTGCAAGAATGCTGAACCGGACTCTTTTGATGCCCAGTTTGAGTGCTTCATTGTTCTACAAAGAAATGTCTCTCTTGGAGCCCATTTCTTTTGATAAGGTTTTCCAGTTTGAGAAGTTTAATTCAATGTGCAAGGGCTTTGTTCAATTGGGTCGCTACTCAGATCTCACGAATCGAACAGGAGTCTATGAACTCCTTAAGGGAAGTGGAAGGAAATGGACAGTTGAGAGAGATTTGGATCAATTAAGACAACATAGTAGGGACTCAATTGATGAGTACGAGGTAATTCGAATTGTCGGAAAAAACCCATTTCTTTGGCATGATCATTGGCCTGTAAAAGAGTATGCAAAGGTCTTTGAATGCTTGGTTCTTGTTGAGGAGTATCTACAGGAAGcagataaaataatttccaagaTTAGAGAGATAGGAACAGAGGAAAGAAGTAAAAATGAGTTTGCACATAATGTAATCAACTCGCAGCAAGTGCCTTATGTTGCTGTCCACATGAGGATAGAGATAGATTGGATGATTCATTGTAAAAAGCTAGAGCAAAGATCAAACATTAGCCAAATTTGTAGTAGCAAGGAGGAAATTATGGAAAGAGTTGGGAATATTGTTGGCCTAAAACCCCCAACAATTGTTTATTTAGCTGTGGCAGATAGTCTTCTTGAAGATTCTAGTATATTGACAGGTTGGAAAGAAGGTTTGCTTCCTTTCGAGAAAAAGAAGTTGGGTGTTGATGGAATTTACAAGAAATACCCATATCTCATCCAATCTGCGATTGACTACGAAGTGTGCTTAAGGTCTGATGTGTTTGTGGGGAACAGTTTCTCTACATTTTCGAGTCTTATCGCTCTCGAAAGGACGCAGAAGATGATAAGAATGGGAGATACAAGTTCTTGTGGCATGGAAGTAAGGTGGCCTTCTTATGCGTATAATATACTAGGGAAATCAAACGGCCCTCAGAGATGGATGACAAACATGTCTGCTTCAAGCCTAAAAGCAATTAGCTATGGCTCTAATGAGATCTCCTGTTGA